Part of the Labilibaculum antarcticum genome, CTACCTCAATTTGTTAACGAATACACTAACAAGATTTCCTTTTTGCATATCGACTGCGATTTATACTCTTCAACAAAGACTATTTTTAAGTCCCTGAATAATCAAATTACAAAGGGCACCATCATTTTGTTCGATGAATATTTTAATTATCCATTTTGGGAACATCATGAATACAAAGCATTCCAAGAGTTTGTGCAAGAAAATAATATAAAATATGAGTACCTGTGTTATAGTTCAAAAAAATTCGGTTCGAAAGTTGCTGTGAAAATCCTCTAACAAGCTAAAAATTAAATAAACCTTGCCTTCATCTTTTTCTAATCGCCTTAATGCCATTTTTTTTGATCTGACAGGAGAACGATTGTGCAAAACTATTACTGTAAAAGTTGAACCAGCGAGGCTTTCTCCCAATAATGTTCTAATTTAGCAGATTCAAATTAGAGAACTATTTCCATGCTAAATAAGAAGAAAGAACACCCAAAAGAAAAATCAAAATTACATCCTAGAAATAAAAATCGTTCTCGATACGATTTTAAAAAACTAGTAGAAACTTGTCCCGAATTAGCGCCTTTTGTTATTCTGAACAAGTACGAGGATGAATCGATTGATTTTGCCAATCCGGATGCGATAAAAATGTTGAATAAATCATTACTGATGCATTTTTATGGATTGGATCATTGGGATATTCCTGAAAATTACTTGTGCCCTCCTATCCCGGGAAGAGCAGATTACATTCATCATATTGCAGATTTATTGTGCCAAAACAACTATGGGAAAATTCCTATGGGCAATAAATTTACTTGTATAGATATTGGCGTAGGAGCTAATTGCATTTATCCTATTATTGGGAACAACGAGTATGGGTGGTCGTTTATTGGTTCGGATATTGATCCTCTTGCTATTGCTTCTGCAGAGAAGATTATAGCTTCCAATCCATCACTAAAGGGGAATGTAAAATGCGTACTTCAAGAGAATTCCAAAGATTATTTTTACGGTGTTATTCCAAAGGATGAATTGGTTGATTTATCGATTTGCAATCCTCCTTTTCATGCCTCTGCCAAAGATGCTCTGGAAGGATCAATGCGCAAAACAAGAAACCTTTCCAGCGAAAAAGTGACTAAGCCAAGTCTTAATTTTGCAGGACAAAGCAACGAGTTGTGGTGTGATGGCGGAGAAGAACGCTTTGTTAGGAACATGATTAATCAAAGTAAGAAATTTGCAAAGTCATGTTTTTGGTTTTCAACACTAATCTCGAAAGAATCGAACCTTAAAAGTGTTTATCAAGCTCTTACCGAAGTAAATGCTACAAAAATAGAAACTCTACCTATGGGACAAGGGAACAAAATAAGCAGAATTGT contains:
- the rlmF gene encoding 23S rRNA (adenine(1618)-N(6))-methyltransferase RlmF; amino-acid sequence: MLNKKKEHPKEKSKLHPRNKNRSRYDFKKLVETCPELAPFVILNKYEDESIDFANPDAIKMLNKSLLMHFYGLDHWDIPENYLCPPIPGRADYIHHIADLLCQNNYGKIPMGNKFTCIDIGVGANCIYPIIGNNEYGWSFIGSDIDPLAIASAEKIIASNPSLKGNVKCVLQENSKDYFYGVIPKDELVDLSICNPPFHASAKDALEGSMRKTRNLSSEKVTKPSLNFAGQSNELWCDGGEERFVRNMINQSKKFAKSCFWFSTLISKESNLKSVYQALTEVNATKIETLPMGQGNKISRIVAWTFLSKEEQQRWKNVRWNNQPEKKK